A genomic stretch from Arachis stenosperma cultivar V10309 chromosome 3, arast.V10309.gnm1.PFL2, whole genome shotgun sequence includes:
- the LOC130970574 gene encoding delta(8)-fatty-acid desaturase 1-like — MQGVEKKYITPEELKKHNKAGDLWISIQGKVYNVTDWAKDHPGGDVPILNLAGQDVTDAFIAYHPGTAWQYLDKFFTGYHLKDYNVSEVSKDYRKLCFEFAKMGLFEKKEHVTLYTLSSVAAMFAMVVYGVLKCTSVWAHLGSALLLGLLWMQSTYVGHDSGHYEVMSSREYNKFAQILCGNCLTGISIAWWKWTHNAHHIACNSLDYDPDLQHIPVFAVSSRFFTSMKSYFYDRCLKFDALSRFLVSYQHWTFYPVLCFARLNLYLQTFLLLFSWRRNVPDRAYNIAGILVFWTWFPLLVSCLPNWPERVMFVVASMAACSIQHLQFCLNHFSANVYVGPPSGNDWFEKQTSGTLDISCSSWMDWFFGGLQFQLEHHLFPRLPRAQLRKVSPLVIDLCKKHGLPYRSLSFIEANIWTLKTLRTAALQARDHTIPPQNLLWEAFHTHG, encoded by the coding sequence ATGCAGGGGGTTGAGAAGAAGTACATAACCCCTGAGGAGCTGAAGAAGCATAACAAGGCAGGGGATTTGTGGATTTCAATTCAAGGGAAAGTCTACAATGTCACAGATTGGGCCAAGGATCACCCTGGCGGTGATGTTCCCATTCTAAACCTTGCAGGCCAGGATGTAACCGACGCATTCATCGCTTACCATCCCGGCACAGCATGGCAATATCTCGACAAGTTCTTCACCGGCTACCACCTCAAAGACTACAATGTCTCCGAGGTTTCCAAGGATTACAGAAAACTCTGTTTCGAGTTTGCGAAAATGGGGCTATTCGAGAAGAAGGAGCATGTTACTCTATACACTCTGTCTTCGGTTGCTGCCATGTTTGCCATGGTGGTCTACGGTGTCTTGAAATGCACAAGCGTCTGGGCTCATCTGGGATCTGCCCTTTTGCTTGGTTTGCTTTGGATGCAGAGCACATATGTTGGACATGATTCCGGCCACTATGAAGTTATGTCAAGCCGGGAATACAACAAGTTTGCACAGATTCTTTGTGGGAATTGCTTGACAGGGATAAGCATTGCATGGTGGAAGTGGACTCACAATGCACACCACATTGCTTGTAATAGTCTTGACTATGATCCCGATCTACAACACATTCCGGTTTTTGCAGTGTCTTCACGGTTCTTCACCTCAATGAAATCTTACTTCTATGATAGATGCCTCAAGTTTGATGCTCTGTCTAGATTCTTGGTGAGTTACCAGCACTGGACATTCTACCCTGTGTTGTGCTTTGCAAGGCTAAACCTTTATCTTCAGACCTTTCTGCTATTGTTTTCGTGGCGGCGCAATGTCCCGGATAGAGCTTACAACATTGCTGGGATCCTTGTGTTCTGGACTTGGTTCCCACTCCTTGTTTCATGCCTGCCAAATTGGCCGGAGAGGGTGATGTTTGTGGTTGCAAGTATGGCTGCATGCTCCATTCAGCACCTCCAATTTTGCCTAAACCATTTCTCAGCCAATGTGTATGTTGGGCCGCCAAGTGGGAACGATTGGTTCGAGAAGCAGACGAGTGGGACACTGGACATCTCTTGTTCATCTTGGATGGATTGGTTCTTTGGTGGGTTGCAGTTCCAGCTTGAGCACCATCTGTTTCCAAGATTGCCAAGGGCGCAATTGAGGAAGGTTTCTCCATTGGTGATTGATCTTTGCAAGAAGCATGGTTTACCTTACAGGAGTTTGTCTTTCATAGAGGCCAATATATGGACCCTCAAGACCCTAAGAACTGCTGCATTGCAAGCCAGGGACCACACTATCCCTCCCCAGAATCTGCTATGGGAGGCTTTCCACACTCATGGTTGA
- the LOC130968386 gene encoding delta(8)-fatty-acid desaturase 2-like — protein sequence MQVVEKKYITPEELKEHNKPGDLWISIQGKVYNVTDWAKDHPGGDVPITNLAGQDVTDAFIAYHPGTAWQYLDKFFTGYHLKDFNVSEVSKDYRKLWVEFVKMGLFEKKEHVTLYTLSSVVVMFAIVIYGVLSCTSVWAHLGSALLLGLLWMQSTYVGHDSGHYEVMSSRQYNKFAQILCGNCLTGISIAWWKWTHNAHHIACNSLDYDPDLQHIPVFAVSSRFFSSMKSYFYGRYLKFDALSRFLVSYQHWTFYPVLCFARVNLYLQTFLLLFSRQRNVPDRAYNITGILVFWTWFPLLVSCLPNWPERVMFVVASMAACSIQHLQFCLNHFAANVYVGPPSGNNWFEKQTSGTLDISCSSWMDWFFGGLQFQLEHHLFPRLPRAQLRKVSPLVIDLCKKHNLPYRSLSFFEANLWTLKTLRTAALQARDHTIPPQNLLWEAFHTHG from the coding sequence ATGCAGGTTGTTGAGAAGAAGTACATCACCCCGGAGGAGCTGAAGGAGCATAACAAGCCAGGGGACTTGTGGATTTCGATCCAGGGGAAAGTCTACAACGTCACAGATTGGGCCAAGGATCACCCTGGCGGTGATGTTCCCATTACAAACCTTGCTGGCCAGGACGTAACCGATGCGTTCATCGCTTATCATCCTGGCACAGCGTGGCAATATCTCGACAAGTTCTTCACCGGCTACCACCTCAAAGACTTCAATGTCTCTGAGGTCTCCAAGGATTACAGGAAACTCTGGGTCGAGTTTGTCAAGATGGGGCTATTCGAGAAGAAGGAACATGTTACTCTATACACACTGTCTTCAGTTGTTGTCATGTTTGCCATTGTGATCTACGGTGTGTTGAGCTGCACTAGCGTCTGGGCTCATCTGGGATCTGCCCTTTTGCTTGGTTTGCTTTGGATGCAGAGCACATATGTTGGACATGATTCTGGACACTATGAAGTTATGTCAAGCCGCCAATACAACAAGTTTGCACAGATCCTTTGTGGGAATTGCTTGACTGGAATAAGCATTGCATGGTGGAAGTGGACTCACAATGCACACCACATTGCTTGCAATAGTCTTGACTATGATCCTGATCTACAACACATTCCGGTTTTTGCCGTGTCTTCGCGGTTCTTCAGCTCTATGAAATCTTACTTCTATGGTAGATACCTCAAGTTTGATGCTCTGTCTAGGTTCTTGGTGAGTTACCAGCACTGGACTTTCTACCCGGTGTTGTGCTTTGCAAGGGTAAACCTTTACCTTCAGACATTTCTGCTATTGTTCTCGAGGCAGCGTAATGTCCCGGATAGAGCTTACAACATAACTGGAATCCTTGTGTTCTGGACTTGGTTCCCACTCCTTGTTTCATGCTTGCCAAATTGGCCGGAGAGAGTGATGTTTGTGGTTGCAAGTATGGCTGCATGCTCAATTCAGCACCTCCAATTCTGCCTCAACCATTTTGCGGCAAATGTGTATGTTGGGCCGCCGAGTGGGAACAATTGGTTCGAGAAGCAGACGAGTGGGACACTGGAtatctcttgctcatcttggaTGGATTGGTTCTTTGGTGGGTTGCAGTTCCAGCTTGAGCACCATTTATTTCCAAGATTGCCAAGGGCACAATTGAGGAAAGTTTCACCATTGGTGATTGATCTTTGCAAGAAGCATAATTTGCCTTATAGGAGTTTATCTTTCTTTGAGGCCAATCTATGGACTCTAAAGACCTTAAGAACTGCTGCATTGCAAGCCAGGGACCACACTATCCCTCCCCAGAATTTGCTATGGGAGGCTTTCCACACTCATGGTTGA
- the LOC130968283 gene encoding cullin-3A-like, producing the protein MSNQRKRNFQIEAFKHRVVIDPKYADKTWKILEHAIHEIYNHNASGLSFEELYRNAYNMVLHKFGEKLYSGLVATMTGHLKEIAKSVEAAQGGSFLEELNRKWNDHNKALQMIRDILMYMDRTYIPSTQKTPVHELGLNLWREIVIYSNQIRNRLLNTLLELVHSERTGDVIDRGIMRNITKMLVDLGPSVYVHEFELHFLHVSAEFYRVESQKFIECCDCGDYLKKAERRLNEEIDRVSHYLDPRTEKKITNVVEKEMIENHMLRLIHMENSGLVHMFSDDKYDDLGRMYNLFRRVPDGLSKIREVMTEHIKETGKQLVNDPERLKDPVEFVQRLLDEKDKYDKIINFAFNNDKSFQNALNSSFEYFINLNPRSPEFISLFVDDKLRKGLKGVSEDDVEVTLDKVMMLFRYLQEKDVFEKYYKQHLAKRLLSGKTVSDDAERSLIVKLKTECGYQFTSKLEGMFTDMKTSQDTMQGFYASHPELVDGPTLTVQVLTTGSWPTQSSVTCNLPAEMSALCEKFRSYYLGTHTGRRLSWQTNMGTADLKATFGKGQKHELNVSTYQMCVLMLFNNADRLSYKEIEQATEIPASDLKRCLQSLALVKGRNVLRKEPMSKDVGEDDAFFVNDKFSSKLYKVKIGTVVAQKESEPEKQETRQRVEEDRKPQIEAAIVRIMKSRKQLDHNNLIAEVTKQLQSRFLANPTEVKKRIESLIERDFLERDENDRKLYRYLA; encoded by the exons ATGAGTAACCAGAGGAAGAGAAATTTTCAGATAGAAGCTTTCAAGCATAGGGTTGTCATAGATCCGAAATATGCCGACAAGACATGGAAGATTCTCGAACATGCTATTCATGAGATTTACAATCACAACGCCAGTGGTCTCAGCTTTGAAGAGCTTTACAG AAATGCATACAATATGGTGCTTCACAAATTCGGTGAGAAGCTGTATTCAGGACTGGTTGCTACCATGACTGGACATCTAAAAGAAATAGCCAAATCTGTTGAAGCTGCTCAAGGAGGTTCCTTTCTGGAAGAACTGAACAGAAAATGGAATGATCATAATAAGGCATTGCAAATGATTAGAGACATACTTATGTACATGGACAGGACTTATATACCAAGCACTCAGAAGACCCCTGTTCATGAACTCGGCTTGAACCTTTGGAGAGAAATCGTTATTTATTCCAATCAGATCAGGAATCGGTTACTGAACACACTTCTGGAATTAGTACATAGTGAACGCACTGGGGATGTTATTGATAGAGGGATAATGAGAAATATAACAAAGATGCTCGTGGATTTGGGTCCTTCTGTTTATGTGCATGAATTTGAACTGCATTTTCTTCATGTTTCAGCTGAGTTCTACCGGGTAGAATCCCAGAAATTCATTGAGTGTTGCGATTGTGGTGATTATTTGAAGAAAGCTGAGAGGCGTCTGAATGAAGAAATAGATAGAGTGAGCCATTACTTGGATCCCAGGACTGAAAAGAAGATCACTAATGTGGTGGAGAAGGAGATGATTGAAAATCACATGCTTAGATTAATCCATATGGAGAATTCTGGATTGGTACACATGTTTTCTGATGATAAATATGATGATTTGGGTAGAATGTATAATTTGTTCCGTCGTGTTCCCGATGGTCTCTCAAAAATTCGAGAAGTCATGACTGAACACATCAAAGAAACCGGCAAGCAGCTTGTTAATGATCCTGAAAGGTTGAAGGATCCTGTAGAATTCGTGCAGAGGCTCTTAGATGAGAAGGACAAATATGACAAGATTATCAACTTTGCATTTAACAATGACAAATCTTTCCAGAATGCTTTGAATTCCTCCTTTGAATATTTCATTAACTTGAACCCTCGATCTCCAGAGTTTATTTCGCTGTTTGTTGATGATAAACTTCGTAAAGGTCTGAAAGGGGTTAGTGAGGATGATGTAGAGGTTACCCTTGACAAGGTGATGATGCTATTCCGTTACTTGCAAGAAAAGGATGTTTTTGAGAAGTATTACAAACAGCATCTGGCAAAGCGACTTCTGTCAGGAAAAACTGTTTCGGATGATGCAGAGAGAAGTCTCATAGTTAAGCTCAAGACGGAATGTGGTTACCAGTTTACATCCAAATTAGAGGGCATGTTTACAGACATGAAAACCTCCCAGGACACTATGCAGGGCTTTTATGCCAGCCACCCCGAACTTGTTGATGGTCCTACACTTACTGTACAGGTCCTGACAACTGGGTCGTGGCCAACTCAGTCCAGTGTTACATGCAACCTGCCAGCCGAAATGTCTGCCCTTTGTGAGAAGTTTCGATCATATTACCTCGGAACCCACACCGGCCGGAGATTGTCCTGGCAAACTAATATGGGCACTGCAGACTTAAAAGCAACCTTTGGGAAAGGTCAGAAGCACGAGCTAAACGTATCCACTTACCAAATGTGTGTTCTTATGCTTTTTAATAATGCGGACAGACTTAGCTACAAGGAGATTGAGCAAGCGACTGAGATTCCTGCTTCAGATCTTAAGAGATGCCTGCAATCATTGGCTTTAGTTAAAGGAAGAAATGTCCTTAGGAAAGAGCCTATGAGTAAAGATGTTGGAGAGGATGATGCATTCTTTGTTAATGACAAGTTCAGTAGCAAACTATACAAGGTGAAAATAGGAACTGTAGTTGCACAAAAGGAATCGGAGCCCGAGAAACAGGAAACTCGACAGAGAGTGGAGGAGGACCGGAAGCCCCAGATCGAAGCAGCCATAGTGAGGATCATGAAATCTAGGAAgcaacttgatcataataaccTTATAGCCGAGGTCACAAAGCAGTTGCAATCACGATTTCTTGCGAACCCAACCGAGGTAAAGAAACGGATAGAGTCCCTGATTGAACGGGACTTTTTGGAGAGGGATGAAAATGACAGAAAACTGTATCGGTATCTTGCCTAG
- the LOC130965320 gene encoding acidic endochitinase-like has translation MAFNLPVSLTFFSLLLLALANGSNAGSISVYWGQNGNEGTLAEACAAGNYEFVIIAFLPTFGNGQTPMINLAGHCDPYSNGCTGLSSDIKSCQAKGIKVLLSLGGGAGSYSIASVQDAHNVATYLWNNFLGGTSSSRPLGPAVLDGIDFDIEGGSNQHWDDLARFLKGYDKKVLITAAPQCPFPDAWIGNALKSGLFDYVWVQFYNNPPCQYTAGGIGNLVAAWKQWTSSIPANKIFLGLPAAPTAAGSGFIPATALTSSVLPAIKGSAKYGGVMLWSRYYDVQSGYSSSIKNHV, from the coding sequence atggcattcaacttgccagtCTCACTCACATTCTTCTCTTTATTGCTCTTAGCACTTGCAAATGGTTCTAATGCAGGTAGCATTTCAGTCTATTGGGGCCAGAACGGTAACGAGGGCACGTTGGCCGAGGCTTGTGCCGCAGGAAACTACGAATTCGTCATCATAGCCTTCTTGCCAACCTTCGGCAATGGCCAAACCCCCATGATAAACCTGGCTGGTCATTGTGATCCTTACAGCAATGGTTGCACCGGCTTAAGCTCTGATATCAAATCATGCCAGGCCAAAGGCATCAAAGTCTTGTTGTCTTTGGGAGGTGGCGCCGGAAGCTACTCAATTGCGTCTGTCCAGGACGCGCATAACGTGGCCACATACCTTTGGAACAACTTCTTGGGGGGAACTTCATCCTCCCGCCCTCTCGGTCCTGCAGTGCTCGATGGCATTGACTTTGACATCGAAGGAGGATCAAACCAGCACTGGGACGACCTTGCCAGGTTTCTTAAAGGGTACGACAAGAAGGTGTTGATAACTGCCGCGCCTCAATGTCCATTTCCTGATGCTTGGATAGGAAACGCCCTCAAATCGGGACTCTTCGACTATGTTTGGGTCCAATTCTACAACAACCCTCCATGCCAATACACTGCTGGAGGAATTGGAAATCTTGTAGCTGCATGGAAGCAGTGGACATCAAGTATCCCTGCCAACAAGATATTCCTCGGCCTACCGGCTGCCCCAACAGCTGCAGGCAGTGGCTTCATCCCTGCAACTGCCCTTACTTCCAGTGTACTTCCAGCAATCAAGGGTTCTGCTAAATATGGTGGCGTTATGCTGTGGTCCAGGTACTATGATGTTCAGAGTGGCTATAGCTCCTCCATCAAGAACCATGTCTGA